A single genomic interval of Centropristis striata isolate RG_2023a ecotype Rhode Island chromosome 8, C.striata_1.0, whole genome shotgun sequence harbors:
- the plekhg6 gene encoding pleckstrin homology domain-containing family G member 5, which yields MKSPDAMFMNQIRRTKQKVVTDFATVSKGQSAGAKPRAALRQVLFSQGVSEKNPASEERGQLDVLKQELGAYAVPVNLKWRWKEESQGATLEKNWTDLVHSHSTMSKMQRHQQEALWEFVHTELTYINKLIIIKDLVIAALVNLHQHGFLLEVTPELLFSNLTSILTAHQLFWQEVIYPMLEEVRRTGMPFDPMMLEAGCLQFPERFSSYQHYCWEEENNLEFTRRQMESNPHFLTYVQWVETHPQCERMRLGDMQAKPHQRITKYPLLLKAVLKTTQDPPLQHTLRGMLSSVNSFLESINDYLKLKDEELALTISAQRVEGYEVEVINEEIDKHVREICRFDLTCPIRGVRPEVVRKLLLEENLKIRGRKDSKLEVVALLFSDVLLMTKVQKKGERLKVVRPPLALDRTYCIALKDGCSFVLVEVGELQSAMNVYIFAASTSESCSTWVSTILQAKETLRNLRQTENNRQLENWRTQQQEAKPAPETKTDDMETEEQPFSQPRRETFVDELTEIFIIPQSINGMLASNEAEEQSADDVATNNPVPSFWHSQPADSKRRSVNKGSARRQQAVRDHEWIELGVRREEVRFHTEEEERMGGSLMATGQRGMWNHRVQSAPNLEQSFAVDPLRYNTSGPNYLLYPDVDYPMDKDSTIYYQPAASRERPELLRPPGDSDSQFVNQDDRRNSYSQSGDMETSPEVWGCSKNLRSPGLRRRRPVNTQGPSTRQFPQGSGQIWSASNSHSFSNPNSNLKRNSHPSSSDSHRVLKLGSLKPNQGMFWNMQERVSPDPQTLSESELPDFNYNRAKTKRSASIPNIIPITEGGRGPHLHSSSLYTLPRAEDVSRHRPNGHTSPLLGLLERAKERDGLKRDRKMTNLRTKYPPSSPSFSTTPSPSPSASDGDRETEWEEEVELMRHRALTVSKGWKEQLVDGDEDDKRNSVVLMDGVNVDWSGWCLYDDEVLDHLHPGGDRFLEGFSRSLASWDIHGHPEQEDGEYSQV from the exons atgaaaagtcctgacgcCATGTTTATGAACCAGATA CGGCGGACCAAGCAGAAGGTGGTGACTGACTTTGCAACAGTGAGTAAGGGTCAATCTGCAGGAGCCAAACCCAGAGCTGCTCTGAGACAGGTCCTGTTCAGCCAGGGAGTGTCTGAGAAGAACCCGGCGTCTGAG GAGCGAGGTCAGCTGGATGTGTTGAAGCAGGAGCTGGGGGCCTACGCTGTGCCTGTCAATCTGAAGTGGAGGTGGAAAGAGGAAAGTCAGGGAGCCACGCTGGAGAAGAACTGGACAGATTTAGTGCACTCTCATTCA ACAATGTCTAAGATGCAGAgacaccagcaggaggcgctgtgGGAGTTTGTCCACACTGAACTCACCTACATCAACAAGCTCATTATCATCAAAGAC TTGGTTATTGCAGCTCTTGTCAACCTGCACCAGCATGGATTTCTCCTGGAG GTGACACCTGAGCTGCTTTTCTCCAACCTTACCTCCATCCTCACCGCACACCAGCTCTTCTGGCAGGAGGTGATATATCCCATGTTAGAGGAAGTCCGGAGGACAGGCATGCCCTTTGACCCCATGATGTTAGAGGCTGGCTGCCTACAG TTCCCAGAGCGCTTCTCCTCCTATCAGCATTACTGCTGGGAGGAGGAAAACAACCTGGAGTTCACACGCAGGCAGATGGAGAGTAACCCACATTTCCTCACTTATGTCCAG TGGGTGGAAACTCACCCTCAGTGTGAGCGGATGCGTCTCGGGGACATGCAGGCCAAACCCCATCAGAGGATCACAAAGTACCCTCTGCTGCTCAAAGCCGTGCTGAAAACCACCCAGGATCCTCCCCTGCAGCACACACTCAGAGGCATG TTGTCCAGTGTAAACAGTTTTCTGGAGAGCATCAATGACTACCTGAAGCTAAAAGATGAGGAACTGGCTCTCACTATCTCTGCTCAGAGGGTAGAAGGATACGAGGTGGAGGTCATAAATGAAGAGATCGACAAG CATGTCCGAGAGATCTGCCGGTTTGACCTAACATGCCCAATCAGGGGAGTCCGCCCTGAAGTCGTACGtaagctgctgctggaggagaactTAAAGATTCGGGGAAGGAAAGACAGCAAG ctggaggtggtggcTCTACTTTTCTCAGATGTACTTCTAATGACCAAAGTCCAGAAGAAAGGAGAGCGACTGAAGGTAGTTCGACCTCCTCTGGCCCTGGACAGAACGTATTGCATAGCACTGAAAGATGGCT GTTCATTTGTTCTGGTGGAGGTGGGTGAGCTTCAGAGCGCTATGAATGTCTACATATTTGCAGCCAGCACTTCAGAAAGCTGCTCCACATGGGTCTCCACCATCCTCCAGGCAAAG GAAACACTGAGGaacctgagacagacagagaacaaCAGACAGCTGGAGAACTGGAGAACCCAGCAGCAGGAGGCCAAACCTGCCCCAGAAACCAAGACGGACGACATGGAGACAGAAGAGCAACCTTTTTCGCAACCAAGACGAGAGACTTTTGTGGATGAACTTACTGAGATATTTATTATCCCCCAATCAATAAATGGGATGTTAGCATCTAATGAAGCTGAGGAACAATCTGCAGATGATGTGGCCACAAACAATCCTGTGCCGTCTTTTTGGCACTCGCAGCCCGCTGACAGTAAACGTAGATCAGTGAATAAGGGCTCTGCTCGGCGGCAACAAGCAGTCAGAGACCATGAATGGATAGAATTGGGAGTGAGAAGAGAAGAAGTCAGGttccacacagaagaagaagagagaatgGGTGGATCTCTGATGGCAACGGGGCAAAGGGGGATGTGGAACCACAGGGTTCAATCTGCTCCTAATCTGGAGCAGAGTTTTGCAGTTGATCCATTAAGATACAACACATCTGGACCGAATTATTTGTTATATCCAGATGTTGACTACCCAATGGACAAAGACAGCACTATTTATTACCAACCAGCAGCATCCAGGGAGAGGCCCGAGCTTTTAAGACCACCAGGAGACTCAGATTCTCAGTTTGTGAACCAGGACGACAGGAGAAATTCCTACAGCCAGTctggagacatggagacatcTCCAGAGGTTTGGGGTTGCTCTAAAAATTTGAGGTCACCCGGGCTGCGGAGGAGGAGGCCAGTCAATACCCAGGGCCCCTCTACTAGACAGTTCCCGCAGGGCTCGGGACAGATCTGGTCTGCTTCAAACAGCCACTCTTTCTCCAACCCAAACAGCAACCTGAAGAGAAACTCACATCCTTCTAGCTCAGATTCTCACCGGGTGCTAAAGCTGGGCTCCCTGAAGCCGAACCAAGGCATGTTTTGGAACATGCAGGAGAGAGTCTCTCCAGACCCCCAAACATTGTCTGAATCTGAGCTTCCTGATTTTAACTACAACAGAGCAAAAACCAAAAGGAGCGCCTCCATTCCTAACATCATTCCTATCACTGAAGGAGGCCGTGGACCTCATCTGCACTCCAGCAGTCTTTACACGTTACCCCGAGCAGAGGACGTCTCAAGACATAGACCAAACGGACACACCTCGCCTCTGCTGGGTCTTTTGGAACGAGCcaaagagagagatggattaAAAAGGGACAGGAAAATGACCAATTTGAGGACAAAGTATCCTCCTTCTTCCCCCTCGTTTTCCACCACGCCGTCACCCTCGCCGTCGGCCAGTgatggagacagagagacggagtgggaggaggaggtggagctgATGAGACACAGAGCCCTCACAGTGAGTAAAGGATGGAAGGAGCAGCTGGTGGACGGAGATGAAGATGACAAGAGGAACAG TGTTGTCTTGATGGATGGAGTAAATGTGGACTGGTCGGGTTGGTGCCTTTATGATGATGAAGTCTTGGACCACTTACACCCCGGAGGCGACAGGTTTCTTGAGGGCTTCAGCCGATCTTTGGCCTCCTGGGATATCCACGGACATCCAGAACAAGAAGATGGAGAGTACAGTCAGGTGTAG
- the vamp1b gene encoding synaptobrevin gives MSAPDAAAPAGGAPGAPGAPGPDGAPGGGPPAPPNTSSNRRLQQTQAQVEEVVDIMRVNVDKVLERDQKLSELDDRADALQAGASQFESCAAKLKNKYWWKNCKMMIMMGIIGVIVVGIIFLYFFY, from the exons AT GTCTGCCCCAGATGCCGCTGCCCCCGCAGGTGGAGCCCCCGGCGCTCCAGGAGCCCCTGGTCCAGATGGAGCCCCAGGCGGCGGACCTCCAGCCCCACCCAATACCAGCAGCAACCGCAGGCTACAGCAGACACAGGCCCAAGTCGAGGAG GTGGTGGATATCATGAGGGTGAATGTGGACAAGGTTTTGGAAAGGGACCAGAAGCTTTCAGAGCTGGATGACAGAGCGGATGCTCTCCAAGCCGGAGCCTCCCAGTTTGAAAGCTGCGCAGCTAAGCTAAAGAACAAGTACTGGTGGAAGAACTGCAAG ATGATGATCATGATGGGCATCATTGGAGTCATTGTGGTTGGAATAATATTCT TGTACTTCTTCTACTGA
- the LOC131976712 gene encoding lymphocyte activation gene 3 protein-like, giving the protein MLLEIFVFAGITFFVTGAQCEQTEVFAEAGSQAVLPCKCNPLSSSIPYIIWSQVNKGTVWRKEKTGLQYWGARWSPKGVQRVQCPHSKFDRGDFSLQINHVREEDGGVYNCKVEQGNQVTENQIILRVIKVSVSPAVPIWGNDVSISCDVTPWPQGASVEWTLNNSTFTPAGMAPKSDIAKHVVREKASVRLTGKWTCVVSYKGEEGRASAALTVKGIIRPSKDNTKVYAAVGSAVALPCMFSPSLIPSNPVWEKLKPGFLFKPAPGRLPASFSPPSTFSQVAFDKSAGLKEVDIKDEGKYRCSGGVEGQRLSRVMQLVVAKIDSSIPSEKSGSVTLTCQLTDPSEVTDYEWVHVVYDLNGTQSIGSIQKGKTLTISTKSEENRGEWTCRFYGKRGVLGNITHNIQVMSGLSGQKPSGHSHNTPAVIGLSCLLLVLLLVLAQMYKNHQRRKRIFQYPALETIVHTVSNEREERERNQADQKHRKRDLTELN; this is encoded by the exons atGCTGCTGGAGATTTTTGTGTTTGCAGGGATTACCTTTTTCGTGACAG GGGCTCAGTGTGAGCAAACTGAGGTGTTTGCTGAAGCAGGCTCCCAGGCTGTACTACCCTGTAAATGCAACCCTTTGTCCTCCTCTATCCCTTACATCATCTGGAGTCAAGTCAACAAAGG CACTGTTTGGAGAAAGGAGAAGACCGGTCTGCAGTACTGGGGCGCTCGCTGGTCACCAAAAGGAGTCCAACGCGTCCAATGCCCCCACTCGAAGTTTGATAGAGGAGATTTCAGTCTGCAAATCAATCATGtgagagaggaggatggaggagttTACAACTGCAAGGTGGAGCAGGGAAACCAGGTCACTGAAAACCAGATCATACTCAGAGTCATTAAAG TGTCCGTCTCTCCAGCGGTTCCCATATGGGGGAATGATGTCTCCATCAGCTGTGATGTGACTCCGTGGCCTCAGGGAGCGTCTGTGGAGTGGACGCTGAACAACAGCACATTCACTCCGGCTGGAATGGCACCAAAAAGCGATATCGCAAAGCATGTCGTGAGAGAAAAGGCAAGTGTGAGACTGACAGGAAAGTGGACCTGCGTGGTGAGCTACAAGGGCGAAGAGGGGCGAGCTTCTGCTGCACTGACTGTGAAGG GAATCATCCGCCCGTCCAAAGACAACACCAAAGTGTACGCCGCTGTGGGATCTGCAGTCGCTCTCCCCTGCATGTTCTCCCCCAGTTTGATTCCCTCTAATCCAGTCTGGGAGAAGCTAAAACCTGGGTTTCTTTTTAAACCTGCTCCCGGTCGCCTTCctgcctctttctctccacCATCAACGTTCTCTCAGGTCGCCTTCGATAAGTCTGCCGGTTTGAAAGAGGTCGATATTAAGGATGAGGGCAAGTACAGATGCTCTGGCGGCGTAGAAGGACAGCGGTTGTCTCGAGTTATGCAGCTTGTCGTGGCCAAAA ttGACAGCAGCATCCCATCAGAGAAATCAGGCTCTGTGACTCTGACCTGCCAACTGACCGACCCGAGCGAGGTCACCGACTATGAGTGGGTTCATGTGGTCTATGACCTCAATGGCACCCAGTCAATCGGGTCCATCCAGAAGGGGAAGACTCTGACTATAAGCACAAAGTCTGAGGAGAATCGGGGTGAATGGACATGCCGTTTCTACGGGAAAAGGGGCGTTTTGGGAAATATAACGCACAACATTCAAGTGATGA GTGGTCTGAGTGGACAAAAACCTTCAGGTCACTCACATAACACCCCTGCAGTGATCGGTCTCAGCTGTCTCCTCCTTGTTCTGCTGCTAGTTTTGGCTCAGATGTACAAGAACCACCAAAGG AGAAAAAGGATCTTTCAGTACCCTGCACTGGAGACAATTGTTCATACCGTCTCCAACGAgcgggaggagagagaaagaaaccaaGCAGACCAGAAACATCGCAAGAGAGATCTCACAGAGCTAAACTGA
- the mrpl51 gene encoding large ribosomal subunit protein mL51, which yields MSVLGGLLKAGASFCQSAGTLLHTARTISTGTCCQIRMHSIPPLKVVDRWTEKRSMYGVYDNIGILGDFKAHPKDIIRAPCWLKGFRGNEMQRLTRKKKMVGDRMMTLEKHNLDKRIKFLYRRYNRTGKHR from the exons ATGTCTGTTCTGGGAGGTTTACTGAAGGCTGGAGCGTCCTTCTGTCAGTCTGCTGGGACTCTGCTCCACACAGCCAGGACCATTTCTACTG GAACATGCTGTCAGATCAGGATGCACTCCATCCCTCCGCTGAAGgtggtggacaggtggacagagaaGAGGAGCATGTATGGAGTTTATGATAACATAGGCATCTTAG GAGACTTTAAAGCTCATCCCAAAGACATCATCAGAGCTCCCTGCTGGTTGAAGGGTTTCAGAGGCAACGAAATGCAGCGTCTAACTAGAAAGAAGAAGATGGTGGGAGACAGAATGATGACCCTGGAAAAGCACAACTTGGATAAGAGGATCAAATTCCTCTACAGACGCTACAACCGCACTGGCAAACACCGCTAA